From Glycine soja cultivar W05 chromosome 4, ASM419377v2, whole genome shotgun sequence, the proteins below share one genomic window:
- the LOC114409022 gene encoding FCS-Like Zinc finger 10-like — translation MLRKRNRSVQKDQHHMCEANSEHYSQSHHALVGRNNIKGHSIFNVPCLFVGLGPKGLLDSDSVRSPTSPLDARVLSNLGNPVRKPRSSPHEKRWDCCKVGLGIVESLEDCSRFSGKILQSPESKRVSLSPQIMIKAPNCQIHRDSFEGSKSLPKDFCKAPYYAPQNGSVIHKGECESESTVLFEIGESGLELELFGKTRSCSLDSCSPLKALSGVATSYSDSDTDNFAMKDVSSPPHFIGGSQNSNNFTPTKPNSTTLSISSSNEFIKSLSASEIELSEDYTCVISHGPNPKTTHIFGDCILETHSNVFKTHFKSEEKEKRVNPLGNNKLGSPNPYPSSDFLSFCHHCNKKLEEGKDIYIYGGEKAFCSFTCRAMEIMIDEELEKSTSNPPCENSPNPKLGELLFET, via the exons atgctgaggaagaggaacagGTCAGTGCAGAAGGATCAACACCACATGTGTGAAGCCAATTCGGAGCACTATTCTCAATCTCATCATGCTTTGGTGGGGCGCAACAACATCAAGGGACACTCAATTTTCAATGTCCCTTGTCTGTTTGTGGGTCTTGGTCCAAAAGGGTTGTTGGATTCTGATTCAGTTAGGAGCCCCACTTCTCCACTTGATGCTAGAGTTCTTTCAAATCTAGGCAATCCTGTTAGGAAGCCAAGATCTTCACCTCATGAAAAGAGGTGGGATTGTTGCAAAGTAGGTCTAGGCATTGTGGAGTCTTTGGAAGACTGTTCTAGGTTTTCTGGGAAAATTCTCCAGTCACCAGAGAGCAAGAGAGTTAGTCTCAGCCCCCAAATTATGATCAAAGCCCCAAATTGCCAAATCCATAGGGATTCTTTTGAGGGATCTAAGTCTTTGCCCAAGGATTTCTGTAAGGCTCCTTATTATGCCCCCCAAAATGGATCTGTTATCCACAAGGGTGAATGTGAATCTGAGTCCACTGTTCTTTTTGAGATTGGGGAAAGTGGCCTTGAGCTTGAGCTGTTTGGGAAAACCAGGTCTTGTTCATTGGACTCATGCAGTCCACTGAAAGCTCTCTCTGGTGTTGCCACTTCCTATTCTGATTCAGACACTGATAATTTTGCTATGAAAGATGTGAGCTCCCCTCCTCATTTTATTGGAGGAAGCCAGAACTCAAATAACTTCACACCTACAAAGCCGAATTCAACCACACTTTCCATTAGCTCTTCCAATGAATTCATCAAGTCTCTATCAGCTAGTGAGATCGAACTCTCTGAGGACTACACTTGTGTGATTTCCCATGGCCCCAATCCCAAAACAACTCACATTTTTGGGGATTGCATTTTGGAGACTCATTCTAATGTATTTAAAACCCATTTCAAGAGTGAAGAGAAGGAGAAGCGAGTGAATCCATTGGGTAACAACAAGTTAGGGAGTCCAAACCCATATCCCTCAAGTGACTTCTTAAGTTTCTGCCACCATTGCAACAAGAAACTAGAAGAGGGGAAAGACATTTATATTTATGG GGGTGAAAAGGCATTTTGCAGTTTCACGTGCCGTGCCATGGAGATCATGATTGATGAGGAACTAGAGAAATCCACTTCCAACCCTCCTTGTGAAAACTCTCCAAATCCGAAACTTGGTGAGCTACTTTTTGAAACATGA